A single window of Neurospora crassa OR74A linkage group VII, whole genome shotgun sequence DNA harbors:
- the mig-7 gene encoding menadione-induced gene-7 protein, translating into MTHFQIKVVSDIICPWCYVGKARLERAIKLYKDVIPGGANDTFTVTWHPFYLDPSLPKTGGIDPKAYLGKKLGSPERLAMVHARLKAIGEGEGIKFSLNGRIGNTRNAHRLIQLAKTKSNEIENKTAAALFQLHHEEDGDVSSNDMLIAAGKRAGLDGAEVESWLASDRGGEDVDREVAEAQRKGIHGVPNFTINGQSELSGAQDPETFVQEFLRVKAATSDVSERPSDGPSC; encoded by the exons ATGACACACTTTCAGATCAAAGTAGTCTCCGACATTATCTGCCCTTGG TGCTACGTCGGCAAAGCCCGTCTCGAGCGCGCCATCAAGCTCTACAAGGACGTCATCCCAGGCGGCGCAAACGACACCTTCACCGTGACCTGGCACCCCTTCTACCTCGACCCTTCGCTGCCCAAAACGGGCGGTATCGACCCCAAGGCCTATCTCGGCAAGAAGCTGGGCAGCCCCGAACGCCTCGCCATGGTCCACGCGCGCCTCAAGGCCATTGGCGAAGGCGAAGGCATCAAGTTCTCGTTGAACGGTAGGATCGGCAACACCCGCAATGCGCATCGGTTGATTCAGCTGGCGAAAACCAAGTCCAACGAGATTGAAAACAAGACTGCTGCGGCCCTGTTTCAGTTGCATcatgaagaagatggcgatgTGTCGTCGAATGACATGCTGATTGCTGCTGGCAAGCGCGCGGGCTTGGATGGAGCGGAAGTCGAGAGCTGGCTGGCCAGTGATAGAGGTGGCGAGGACGTTGATCGTGAGGTTGCAGAGGCGCAGAGGAAGGGAATCCATGGAGTTCCCAACTTTACCATCAACGGACAGTCAGAACTCAGCGGGGCGCAGGATCCGGAGACATTTGTCCAAGAGTTCCTGCGTGTCAAGGCTGCTACTTCGGATGTTAGCGAAAGACCGTCCGATGGGCCGAGTTGTTGA
- a CDS encoding cytochrome c oxidase-assembly factor cox-23, producing MAQAGSENKEPWNEETRAKFEGKSRSEYLDPCQEAAQRSIRCLHRNQGDRTMCSDYFEAYRECKKQWIERRREQKRKAGALF from the exons ATGGCGCAAGCTGGCAGTGAAAACAAGGAGCCATGGAACGAGGAGACCAGGGCCAAGTTTGAAGG AAAGAGTAGAAGCGAATACCTTGATCCGTGCCAGGAGGCCGCTCAGCGGAGTATACGGTGTCTGCACCGCAACCAAGGAGACCGAACCATGTGCTCGGACTACTTTGAGGCGTACAGGGAATGCAAAAAGCAATGG ATCGAAAGGAGGCGGGAACAAAAGAGGAAGGCGGGTGCGCTCTTCTGA
- the gh76-6 gene encoding cell wall glycosyl hydrolase Dfg5, translating into MLFATRIAGVAPLLLAAASSVYGATTESTTTTTTTTTTTTGQSTFEVDLNKTASVKSAAKTIAKHLISYYTGNQPGQTIGILPGPPPDGSYYWWEAGAMWGTFIDYWHYTGDSTYNAVTQQSIVFQADAPQNSFMSPNWTASLGNDDQGFWGMSAMLAAEVNFPLVPGEADWLEMAQAVFNTQAAPDRHDDECGGGLRWQIYPSNAGYDYKNTIANACFFNLGARLARYTDNSTYSKWAEKTFNWIRDVGYIDKNWNIYDGGHVPQNCTDINKVQWSANAAIIIHGVAIMYNMTEDAEQWGKPLTGLVNRTLEFFFPKGILVERACELSDRLLCNIDQHSFKGYLLRSLATAALMAPDLVREPIVKAFKTNIEGVIDSCLPDGTCGYRWNVGKYDGDVSNGPAGQEMSALAAFTTYLITEEHEAVKPLVTNNTGGQSRGNPNAGGTPATVMSMSELTERDKAGAGVLTAFVVCSILGTYFFLATGIGEMRSQN; encoded by the exons ATGCTGTTTGCCACCAGGATCGCTGGCGTAGCACCGTTGCTGCTCGCTGCCGCTAGCAGTGTATACGGCGCAACGACAGAATCaacaactactactactacaacaacaacaacaactacagGACAGTCAACATTCGAGGTTGACCTGAACAAGACTG CATCCGTGAAATCCGCCGCAAAGACCATCGCAAAGCATCTGATATCATACTATACTGGCAACCAACCTGGGCAAACCATCGGTATTCTTCCTGGTCCCCCGCCCGATGGATCATACTACTGGTGGGAGGCTGGTGCCATGTGGGGGACCTTCATCGACTACTGGCATTACACTGGCGACAGCACATACAATGCCGTAACCCAGCAATCTATCGTCTTCCAAGCCGATGCGCCTCAGAACAGCTTCATGTCACCCAATTGGACTGCCTCTCTCGGTAACGATGACCAGGGCTTCTGGGGAATGTCTGCCATGCTCGCTGCCGAAGTCAACTTCCCTTTGGTTCCCGGCGAGGCTGATTGGCTTGAGATGGCCCAGGCCGTCTTCAACACGCAAGCTGCCCCCGACCGCCACGACGACGAATGCGGCGGAGGTTTACGCTGGCAGATCTATCCCTCCAATGCTGGATATGATTACAAG AATACCATCGCCAATGCCTGTTTCTTCAACCTCGGCGCAAGACTGGCACGCTATACCGACAACAGCACCTACTCCAAATGGGCCGAGAAGACTTTCAACTGGATCAGGGACGTCGGTTACATCGATAAGAACTGGAACATCTACGACGGTGGTCATGTCCCCCAAAACTGCACAGACATCAACAAGGTCCAATGGTCAGCTAACGCAGCCATCATCATTCATGGTGTCGCCATCATGTACAACATG ACCGAAGATGCTGAACAGTGGGGAAAGCCCCTTACTGGACTCGTCAACCGAACCCTCGAGTTCTTTTTCCCCAAGGGCATCTTGGTTGAACGCGCCTGCGAGCTCTCGGACAGGCTTCTCTGCAACATCGATCAGCATTCCTTCAAGGGCTACCTCCTTCGCTCCTTAGCCACGGCCGCCCTCATGGCGCCTGATCTCGTTCGAGAGCCTATAGTCAAGGCCTTCAAGACCAACATCGAGGGTGTTATCGACAGCTGCCTGCCTGACGGCACATGCGGCTACCGTTGGAATGTCGGAAAGTACGACGGCGACGTGAGCAACGGCCCTGCCGGTCAGGAGATGAGCGCCCTTGCCGCCTTCACGACGTATCTGATTACGGAGGAGCACGAAGCCGTCAAGCCTCTGGTTACCAATAACACCGGTGGTCAGAGTCGCGGCAACCCCAATGCGGGAGGGACGCCTGCGACGGTCATGTCAATGTCGGAGCTTACCGAGAGGGACAAGGCGGGCGCAGGAGTGCTTACTGCCTTTGTGGTGTGCTCTATCCTGGGAACCTACTTCTTTTTGGCGACTGGGATAGGCGAGATGAGAAGTCAGAACTAA